From Oryctolagus cuniculus chromosome 17, mOryCun1.1, whole genome shotgun sequence, a single genomic window includes:
- the UBALD2 gene encoding UBA-like domain-containing protein 2 produces the protein MSVNMEELRHQVMINQFVLAAGCAADQAKQLLQAAHWQFETALSTFFQETNIPNSHHHHQMMCTPSNTPATPPNFPDALAMFSKLRASDSLQSGNSPMTAVACSPPANFSPFWASSPPSHQAPWIPPSSPTTFHHLHCPQPTWPPGAQQGAPQQKAMAAMDGQR, from the exons ATGTCGGTGAACATGGAAGAGCTGCGGCACCAGGTCATGATCAACCAGTTCGTGCTGGCTGCGGGCTGCGCGGCCGACCAGGCGAAGCAGCTGCTGCAGGCGGCCCACTGGCAGTTCGAG ACCGCGCTGAGCACGTTTTTCCAAGAAACCAACATTCCCAacagtcaccaccaccaccagatg ATGTGCACGCCCAGCAACACGCCTGCCACGCCGCCCAACTTCCCTGACGCACTGGCCATGTTCTCCAAGCTCCGCGCCTCCGACAGCCTGCAGAGTGGCAACAGCCCCATGACGGCCGTGGCCTGCTCCCCGCCTGCAAACTTCAGCCCCTTCTGGGCCTCCTCCCCGCCCAGCCACCAGGCGCCCTGGATTCCGCCTTCCTCCCCTACCACCttccaccacctgcactgcccgcAGCCCACGTGGCCCCctggagcccagcagggggcTCCCCAGCAGAAAGCCATGGCGGCCATGGACGGCCAGAGATGA